The following proteins come from a genomic window of Deltaproteobacteria bacterium:
- the rpsS gene encoding 30S ribosomal protein S19, whose amino-acid sequence MARSVKKGPYIQASLQRKVESMVSSGSRQIIRTWSRRSMITPEMIFLTLHVHNGRLFMPVFITENMVGHRLGEFAPTRKPVVHSGDRKVKSAAPPAPAKK is encoded by the coding sequence ATGGCACGCTCCGTAAAGAAGGGACCGTACATACAGGCCAGCCTTCAGCGGAAGGTCGAGTCGATGGTGAGCTCGGGGTCGCGTCAGATCATTCGCACCTGGTCGCGGCGCTCGATGATCACTCCGGAGATGATCTTCCTGACGCTGCACGTCCACAACGGCCGCCTGTTCATGCCGGTGTTCATCACCGAGAACATGGTCGGACACCGCCTCGGCGAGTTCGCGCCCACACGCAAGCCGGTCGTCCACTCGGGCGATCGCAAGGTGAAGAGCGCGGCGCCGCCGGCTCCGGCGAAGAAGTGA
- the rplB gene encoding 50S ribosomal protein L2, whose protein sequence is MATRNYKPTSPGRRGMSVADFSELSKKKPERALTKGKTSSGGRNARGKITSYHRGGGHKRLYREIDFKRDKWDIPAKVAAIEYDPNRSARIALLHYADGEKRYIVSPQGMRVGDRVMTGERAEIKPGNTLPLRLIPTGSLIHNIELKPGRGGQLARSAGMGAQLMACDAKYAQLKLPSGETRMVLAGCLATIGQVGNAEHENVSVGKAGRSRWLGIRPNVRGVAMNPVDHPHGGGEGRTSGGRHPVSPWGMPTKGYKTRNNRRTDRFIIRGRGQK, encoded by the coding sequence GTGGCCACGCGAAACTACAAGCCCACATCACCAGGCCGGCGCGGCATGTCCGTCGCCGACTTCTCCGAGCTCAGCAAGAAGAAGCCGGAGCGCGCCCTCACCAAGGGGAAGACGAGCAGCGGCGGCCGCAACGCGCGCGGCAAGATCACCAGCTACCACCGCGGCGGCGGTCACAAGCGACTCTACCGCGAGATCGACTTCAAGCGCGACAAGTGGGACATCCCGGCAAAGGTCGCCGCGATCGAGTACGACCCGAACCGAAGCGCGCGAATCGCGCTGCTCCACTACGCGGACGGCGAGAAGCGCTACATCGTGTCGCCGCAGGGCATGAGAGTCGGCGATCGGGTCATGACCGGCGAGCGCGCGGAGATCAAGCCCGGCAACACCCTGCCGCTGCGGCTGATCCCGACCGGATCGCTGATCCACAACATCGAGCTCAAGCCGGGAAGGGGTGGTCAGCTGGCGCGCTCGGCGGGAATGGGTGCGCAGCTGATGGCGTGCGATGCGAAGTATGCGCAGCTGAAGCTTCCGTCGGGCGAGACGCGAATGGTGCTCGCGGGCTGCCTCGCGACGATCGGACAGGTCGGAAACGCCGAACACGAGAACGTGTCGGTCGGCAAAGCGGGGCGCTCGCGCTGGCTCGGCATCCGGCCGAACGTTCGCGGCGTGGCGATGAACCCGGTCGATCATCCGCACGGCGGAGGCGAGGGGCGCACGTCGGGCGGCCGGCACCCGGTGAGCCCCTGGGGCATGCCGACCAAGGGTTACAAGACACGCAACAACCGCCGGACGGATCGCTTCATCATCCGCGGCCGAGGACAGAAGTAA
- a CDS encoding 50S ribosomal protein L23 — translation MKDLRQVIQRPVVTEKSTIERERENIVTFAVHPEANKHEIRRAVEELFNVKVLEVRTNRVRGKSRRVGRFTGDRPSWKKARVRLRSGDSIEFFEGV, via the coding sequence ATGAAGGATCTTCGACAGGTGATCCAGCGCCCCGTCGTCACGGAGAAGAGCACGATCGAGCGCGAGCGGGAGAACATCGTCACGTTCGCAGTCCACCCGGAGGCGAACAAGCACGAGATCCGCCGCGCGGTCGAAGAGCTCTTCAACGTGAAGGTGCTCGAGGTCCGGACGAATCGTGTGCGCGGGAAGTCCCGGCGCGTGGGCAGGTTCACAGGCGATCGCCCGTCGTGGAAGAAGGCGCGCGTGCGCCTGCGCTCCGGCGACTCGATCGAGTTCTTCGAGGGGGTCTGA
- the rplD gene encoding 50S ribosomal protein L4: MAMELDPKIFEAPIRGDLLHTVSVAQLAARRSGTAAVKSRAQVSGGGIKPWKQKGTGRARQGTIRAPQWAGGGVVHGPRPRDYEVSVPKKVRKAALRSALSLRKSEGRVLVVDDIVLGEPKTRLLVGKLRELGAEDALIVTRERDRNLELAGRNLPFVRVLAVMGLNVRDVLLRKHLVILRSALPAVVERLS, from the coding sequence ATGGCCATGGAACTCGACCCGAAGATCTTCGAAGCGCCGATCCGAGGCGACCTGTTGCACACCGTGTCGGTGGCGCAGCTGGCCGCTCGACGCAGTGGAACCGCAGCGGTCAAGAGCCGCGCGCAAGTATCCGGCGGCGGCATCAAGCCCTGGAAGCAGAAGGGCACCGGTCGCGCCCGCCAGGGAACGATCCGCGCACCGCAGTGGGCGGGAGGCGGAGTCGTGCACGGACCGCGTCCGCGCGACTACGAGGTTTCCGTGCCCAAGAAGGTGCGCAAGGCGGCGCTCCGCTCCGCCCTCTCGCTGCGCAAGAGCGAGGGTCGCGTCCTCGTCGTCGACGACATCGTGCTCGGCGAGCCGAAGACGCGGCTCCTCGTCGGGAAGCTCCGCGAGCTCGGCGCCGAGGATGCGCTGATCGTCACGCGGGAGCGCGACCGCAACCTCGAGCTCGCCGGTCGCAACCTGCCCTTCGTGCGGGTGCTCGCGGTGATGGGTTTGAACGTGCGCGACGTGCTGCTGCGCAAGCACCTCGTGATACTGCGGTCCGCGCTGCCGGCCGTCGTGGAGAGGCTGTCATGA
- the rpsJ gene encoding 30S ribosomal protein S10, whose product MAELATPKIRIRMKAFDHKLLDMSASEILDTCVRTGSRTAGPIPLPTSIVKFTVLRGPHVDKKSREQFEIRTHRRLIDILDPTPQTVDALMKLELSAGVDVEIKL is encoded by the coding sequence ATGGCAGAGCTCGCCACCCCGAAGATCCGCATCCGCATGAAGGCGTTCGATCACAAGCTGCTCGACATGAGCGCCTCCGAGATTCTCGATACCTGCGTTCGCACCGGATCGCGAACCGCGGGGCCGATTCCTCTGCCGACCTCGATCGTCAAGTTCACGGTCCTGCGCGGTCCGCACGTGGACAAGAAGTCGCGGGAGCAGTTCGAGATCCGGACGCATCGACGACTGATCGACATCCTCGACCCGACGCCCCAGACGGTGGACGCGCTCATGAAGCTCGAGCTCTCCGCCGGTGTGGACGTGGAGATCAAGCTCTAG
- the tuf gene encoding elongation factor Tu translates to MSKEKFERTKPHVNVGTIGHVDHGKTTLTAAITARQATKGMAQKLAFDQIDKAPEERERGITIATAHVEYESKARHYAHVDCPGHADYVKNMITGAAQMDGAILVVSAADGPMPQTREHVLLAKQVNVPHMVVFLNKVDMVDDPELLELVELEVRELLSKNDFRGDDVPIVRGSALKAGQSSSDDAANQCIDELMEALDTWIPEPKRALDKPFLMPIEDVFSISGRGTVVTGRVEQGKVHTGDEVEIVGVKPTTKTVVTGVEMFRKLLDEGQAGDNIGCLLRGTKKEEVERGQVLAKPGSITPHTKFKAEVYVLTKEEGGRHTPFFKGYRPQFYFRTTDVTGIVELPEGTEMVMPGDNIAIKVDLITPIAMVQGLRFAIREGGRTVGAGVVAEVIE, encoded by the coding sequence ATGTCCAAGGAGAAGTTCGAGCGAACCAAGCCTCACGTGAACGTGGGGACGATCGGTCACGTGGATCACGGGAAGACGACGTTGACGGCGGCGATCACGGCGCGTCAGGCGACGAAGGGGATGGCTCAGAAGCTGGCGTTCGACCAGATCGACAAGGCGCCGGAGGAGCGGGAGCGCGGGATCACGATCGCGACGGCTCACGTGGAGTACGAGTCGAAGGCGCGTCACTACGCGCACGTGGACTGTCCGGGGCATGCGGACTACGTGAAGAACATGATCACGGGCGCGGCGCAGATGGACGGGGCGATTCTGGTGGTGTCGGCGGCGGACGGTCCGATGCCGCAGACGCGCGAGCACGTGCTCCTGGCCAAGCAGGTGAACGTGCCGCACATGGTGGTGTTCCTGAACAAGGTGGACATGGTGGACGACCCGGAGCTTCTGGAGCTGGTGGAGCTCGAGGTTCGGGAGCTGTTGTCGAAGAACGATTTCCGTGGGGACGACGTTCCGATCGTGCGTGGGAGCGCGTTGAAGGCGGGTCAGAGCTCGTCGGACGACGCGGCGAACCAGTGCATCGACGAGTTGATGGAGGCGTTGGACACGTGGATTCCGGAGCCGAAGCGGGCGTTGGACAAGCCGTTCCTGATGCCGATCGAGGACGTGTTTTCGATTTCGGGTCGCGGGACGGTGGTGACGGGTCGCGTGGAGCAGGGGAAGGTCCACACGGGTGACGAGGTCGAGATCGTGGGTGTGAAGCCGACGACGAAGACGGTGGTCACGGGCGTGGAGATGTTCCGGAAGCTGTTGGACGAGGGTCAGGCGGGGGACAACATCGGTTGTCTCTTGCGGGGAACGAAGAAGGAGGAGGTGGAGCGGGGTCAGGTGCTGGCGAAGCCCGGCTCGATCACGCCTCACACGAAGTTCAAGGCGGAGGTGTACGTGCTGACGAAGGAGGAGGGTGGTCGACACACTCCGTTCTTCAAGGGGTACCGGCCGCAGTTCTATTTTCGGACGACGGACGTGACGGGGATCGTGGAGTTGCCGGAGGGCACGGAGATGGTGATGCCCGGAGACAACATCGCGATCAAGGTGGATCTGATCACCCCGATCGCGATGGTTCAGGGTCTTCGCTTCGCGATTCGCGAGGGCGGCCGCACGGTCGGCGCCGGCGTCGTCGCCGAAGTGATCGAGTAA
- a CDS encoding RNA methyltransferase, with translation MRESGSKLAVIEGARPVIEALRARRRRIHEVSLPEGDGSPARRELEALLAGAGIRVRASGPSQGVRALADPYPEEDFEVLLATGSPRLLVALDRVTDVGNLGSIARTAEAAGASGLILEHRHAPPIAAGALRASAGALEHLRVGRTPNLARALRLAAAEGVAVLVAEAGGPPIERLAAEVLLGDLIWVFGSEDRGVRPGVRHQAHASVGIPLSGETASLGVAAAAAYLLLRTAEIRRDGETEAKLGSGFRAHDASQMPGGTNEIS, from the coding sequence ATGCGGGAATCAGGATCGAAGCTAGCCGTGATCGAGGGCGCGCGGCCAGTGATCGAGGCGCTTCGCGCGCGTCGGCGACGGATCCACGAGGTCAGCCTCCCCGAAGGGGACGGCAGCCCCGCACGACGGGAGCTCGAGGCGCTACTCGCAGGCGCGGGAATCCGGGTCCGCGCGTCGGGGCCGAGCCAGGGTGTTCGCGCGCTCGCCGACCCCTATCCGGAAGAGGACTTCGAGGTGCTGCTCGCGACCGGTTCGCCTCGCCTGCTCGTTGCGCTCGACCGCGTGACCGATGTCGGCAATCTCGGGAGCATCGCGCGGACCGCAGAGGCGGCGGGTGCGAGCGGGCTGATCCTGGAACATCGCCATGCCCCGCCGATCGCCGCCGGCGCGCTGCGCGCGAGCGCGGGCGCACTGGAGCACCTGCGGGTCGGCCGCACCCCGAATCTGGCTCGTGCGCTTCGGCTTGCCGCCGCCGAGGGGGTCGCGGTGCTGGTCGCCGAGGCCGGCGGGCCTCCGATCGAGCGCCTCGCGGCGGAGGTGCTGCTCGGGGATCTGATCTGGGTGTTCGGCAGCGAGGACCGGGGTGTCCGGCCCGGGGTTCGGCACCAGGCGCATGCATCGGTCGGGATCCCCCTGTCAGGTGAGACCGCCTCTCTGGGTGTCGCGGCGGCGGCGGCCTACCTGCTGCTTCGCACGGCAGAGATCCGACGGGACGGCGAAACCGAGGCGAAGCTCGGGTCCGGCTTTCGGGCGCACGATGCCTCGCAGATGCCCGGTGGCACGAACGAAATCTCGTGA
- the pabB gene encoding aminodeoxychorismate synthase component I — MAQTVLRAAARARNRGPAVAAPVFRFEVPGGRPPSQLLEWLPRGGAPHLLDALGPSGWGSDPGSDGPGVGLLALDPEAVFAGGLAALQEARRWLADARCVTSLGAILIGSLGYELGLELSGGRVTPSCEPPRAPVQLAGFLAVYRYDWRSGAAEIVGSSRRAVDRLADRIAAAAPGPRAACAALPSPVSRSSDLEFGRSIERVKDYIRAGDVYQVNLSRRLETSAPEQSEARRLFGRLAERAGAPFSAYLETPEQTLISASPERFLRVSGERVETCPIKGTRPRGETPAADSALLAELERSAKDRAEHVMIVDLERNDLGRVCKTGSVRVTRLCEPRSYSDVHHLVSRVEGRLRDPADWPALLEATFPGGSITGAPKLRAMQIIAELEPVPRGVYTGALGVFDSVGDVDLSIAIRTAVASGGELHLHLGGGIVADSDVEQELRETRDKGRAFARSWGFEERASPEKRHSSA, encoded by the coding sequence ATGGCGCAGACTGTACTCCGCGCCGCAGCGAGAGCGCGTAATCGAGGTCCGGCCGTGGCGGCGCCCGTCTTCAGATTCGAGGTTCCCGGCGGCCGGCCGCCGTCGCAGCTGCTCGAGTGGCTGCCCCGAGGCGGAGCTCCCCATCTGCTGGACGCGCTCGGCCCGTCTGGTTGGGGCTCGGACCCTGGGAGCGACGGTCCCGGAGTCGGACTGCTCGCGCTCGATCCGGAAGCCGTCTTCGCCGGCGGCCTTGCGGCGCTTCAGGAGGCCAGACGGTGGCTCGCGGACGCGCGCTGCGTGACCTCGCTCGGAGCGATCCTGATCGGAAGCCTCGGGTACGAGCTCGGCCTCGAGCTCAGCGGCGGCCGCGTGACCCCGAGCTGCGAACCGCCGCGTGCGCCGGTCCAACTCGCTGGCTTCCTCGCGGTCTACCGGTACGACTGGCGCAGCGGCGCGGCCGAGATCGTCGGCAGCTCGCGCCGAGCCGTCGATCGGCTCGCCGACCGGATCGCCGCGGCCGCACCGGGCCCGCGAGCTGCCTGTGCAGCGCTCCCCTCGCCCGTCTCGCGCAGCAGTGACCTCGAGTTCGGGCGCTCGATCGAGCGCGTGAAGGACTACATCCGCGCGGGCGACGTCTACCAGGTCAATCTGTCGCGGAGGCTCGAGACCTCGGCGCCGGAACAGAGCGAAGCCCGCCGGCTCTTCGGCCGACTCGCGGAGCGAGCCGGCGCCCCGTTCAGCGCCTATCTGGAGACGCCCGAGCAGACGCTGATCTCGGCGTCACCCGAGCGCTTCCTGCGGGTGTCGGGCGAGCGGGTGGAGACCTGCCCGATCAAGGGCACGCGGCCCCGCGGAGAAACGCCTGCCGCGGACTCCGCCCTGCTCGCGGAGCTCGAGCGCTCGGCGAAGGATCGCGCGGAGCACGTGATGATCGTCGACCTCGAGCGAAACGATCTCGGACGGGTCTGCAAGACCGGCAGCGTCCGTGTCACCCGGCTCTGCGAGCCGCGCTCGTACAGCGACGTACACCACCTGGTTTCGCGCGTCGAGGGACGGCTGCGCGATCCCGCCGACTGGCCCGCCCTGCTCGAAGCGACCTTCCCCGGGGGGTCGATCACCGGTGCGCCGAAGCTTCGCGCGATGCAGATCATCGCCGAGCTCGAGCCGGTCCCGCGCGGCGTCTACACGGGCGCGCTCGGCGTCTTCGACTCCGTCGGCGACGTGGACCTTTCGATCGCGATCCGCACGGCAGTAGCCAGCGGCGGCGAGCTTCACCTGCACCTCGGCGGCGGAATCGTCGCGGACTCCGACGTCGAGCAGGAGCTGCGCGAGACCCGCGACAAGGGACGAGCGTTCGCGCGCAGCTGGGGATTCGAGGAACGCGCGAGCCCCGAGAAGCGACACTCTTCCGCGTAG
- a CDS encoding NADH-quinone oxidoreductase subunit D, whose product MGPSHPATHGTVKIMLEIDGEQIVEMDVQIGYLHRGFEKECESGTWYQAIPYTDRLNYNSAILANLAFCMSVEKLLGCEIPRRGQWVRTLASELSRMGDHLTRLGAACLELGAMTPFLYGIEARELVWDLQEMLCGARVTSNYVRIGGVQREITPGFLERLSSSFVRIEELLRDFDRVVTSNRIFVDRFRDTGMLPLAKLIDYGVTGPLLRAAGVPLDLRKAEPYLVYEEIDFDVPVGSTGDNYDRFLVCQEELVQSMRIVRQCVPVIEKTAGEPLNVADPRIRWPAKERVFGRMEELIQQFKGVTEGIRVPAGEAYAAIESPNGELGFYIVSDGTGKPYKVRCRPPSFANVAPMRHMLVGGMLADIVPTFDMINMIGGECDR is encoded by the coding sequence ATGGGGCCGTCGCACCCGGCGACCCACGGAACGGTGAAGATCATGCTCGAGATCGACGGCGAGCAGATCGTCGAGATGGACGTGCAGATCGGCTATCTGCACCGCGGATTCGAGAAGGAGTGCGAGAGCGGAACCTGGTACCAGGCGATTCCCTACACCGATCGGTTGAACTACAACTCCGCGATTCTCGCGAATCTGGCGTTCTGCATGTCGGTCGAGAAGCTGCTCGGCTGCGAGATCCCGCGCCGCGGGCAGTGGGTACGCACGCTCGCGAGTGAGCTCTCGCGTATGGGCGATCACCTGACCAGGCTCGGAGCCGCATGTCTGGAGCTCGGCGCGATGACTCCGTTCCTGTACGGAATCGAAGCGCGCGAGCTGGTCTGGGATCTGCAGGAGATGCTCTGCGGAGCGCGAGTCACCTCGAACTACGTGCGCATCGGCGGTGTGCAGCGAGAGATCACCCCGGGGTTCCTGGAGCGCCTGTCGAGCTCGTTCGTCCGCATCGAAGAGCTGCTCCGCGATTTCGACCGGGTCGTGACCTCCAATCGCATCTTCGTCGACCGCTTCCGCGACACCGGCATGCTCCCGCTTGCGAAGCTGATCGACTACGGAGTCACCGGGCCGCTGCTGCGCGCGGCGGGCGTTCCGCTGGATCTGCGCAAGGCCGAGCCGTATCTGGTCTACGAGGAGATCGACTTCGACGTCCCGGTCGGCTCGACCGGCGACAACTACGACCGCTTCCTCGTCTGCCAGGAGGAGCTGGTCCAGAGCATGCGCATCGTCCGCCAATGCGTGCCGGTGATCGAGAAGACCGCCGGCGAGCCGCTGAACGTGGCCGACCCGCGCATCCGCTGGCCGGCGAAGGAGCGTGTCTTCGGCCGCATGGAGGAGCTGATTCAGCAATTCAAAGGCGTGACCGAGGGCATCCGCGTTCCCGCGGGCGAGGCCTATGCGGCCATCGAGTCACCCAACGGAGAGCTGGGCTTCTACATCGTCTCCGACGGCACGGGAAAGCCATACAAGGTGCGATGCCGGCCGCCGAGCTTCGCGAACGTCGCGCCGATGCGGCACATGCTCGTCGGCGGAATGCTCGCGGACATCGTCCCGACCTTCGACATGATCAACATGATCGGGGGGGAGTGTGACCGCTAG
- a CDS encoding NADH-quinone oxidoreductase subunit C, giving the protein MSSADDLLEHVKRLLGSDVLDSHSQCGDATVIVPLGAARECLRRLKLDAELAFNVLIDLTAVDHLGREPRFDLVYHLASIDAVPREDRTAAVHRRLRVKTAVPESPCAADSVCEVWSAANWFEREVFDLYGIEFRGHPDLRRILLYDEFKGHPLRKDYPKERRQPLLGPRN; this is encoded by the coding sequence ATGAGCTCGGCGGACGATCTGCTCGAGCACGTGAAGCGGCTGCTCGGGAGCGACGTGCTGGATTCCCACTCGCAATGTGGCGACGCCACGGTGATCGTGCCGTTGGGGGCTGCGCGCGAGTGTTTGCGGCGGCTGAAGCTCGATGCCGAGCTGGCGTTCAACGTGCTGATCGATCTGACGGCGGTCGATCATCTCGGTCGAGAGCCGCGCTTCGATCTCGTCTACCACCTGGCCTCGATCGACGCGGTGCCGCGCGAGGATCGAACCGCGGCCGTCCACCGTCGGCTGCGGGTCAAGACGGCCGTGCCGGAGTCGCCCTGCGCGGCAGACTCGGTCTGCGAGGTCTGGTCGGCGGCGAACTGGTTCGAGCGCGAGGTCTTCGACCTGTACGGCATCGAGTTTCGCGGCCATCCCGATCTGCGTCGGATCCTGCTCTACGACGAGTTCAAGGGCCATCCGCTGCGCAAGGACTACCCGAAGGAGCGGCGCCAGCCGCTGCTCGGACCCCGGAACTAG